In Zingiber officinale cultivar Zhangliang chromosome 1A, Zo_v1.1, whole genome shotgun sequence, a genomic segment contains:
- the LOC122008471 gene encoding uncharacterized protein LOC122008471 isoform X2, whose translation MTEEETIPIEFDEAMFGCNVSTSLLREDIMRCMEMREIGSRQILVYMGYLYKYLKETNRAEYVSFVDPNKIPAAQDGSTSSQHIANQLKASNGDSICLIPYNTGLQVV comes from the exons ATGACTGAGGAGGAGACCATTCCTATCGAATTTGATGAAGCCATGTTTGGATGTAATGTGAGTACATCGTTGTTGAGAGAGGATATCATGCGCTGTATGGAAATGAGAGAGATAGGGTCCAGGCAaattttggtttacatggg TTACTTGTACAAGTACTTGAAGGAAACAAACAGGGCTGAGTATGTGTCGTTTGTGGATCCCAACAAAATACCAGCCGCTCAAGATGGCAGTACCTCTTCACAACACATTGCTAATCAGTTGAAAGCATCAAACGGAGACAGCATATGCCTTATCCCATACAACACTGG TTTGCAGGTTGTGTGA
- the LOC122008471 gene encoding uncharacterized protein LOC122008471 isoform X1, whose translation MTEEETIPIEFDEAMFGCNVSTSLLREDIMRCMEMREIGSRQILVYMGYLYKYLKETNRAEYVSFVDPNKIPAAQDGSTSSQHIANQLKASNGDSICLIPYNTGVISNNKVVLNVDIVSCGT comes from the exons ATGACTGAGGAGGAGACCATTCCTATCGAATTTGATGAAGCCATGTTTGGATGTAATGTGAGTACATCGTTGTTGAGAGAGGATATCATGCGCTGTATGGAAATGAGAGAGATAGGGTCCAGGCAaattttggtttacatggg TTACTTGTACAAGTACTTGAAGGAAACAAACAGGGCTGAGTATGTGTCGTTTGTGGATCCCAACAAAATACCAGCCGCTCAAGATGGCAGTACCTCTTCACAACACATTGCTAATCAGTTGAAAGCATCAAACGGAGACAGCATATGCCTTATCCCATACAACACTGG GGTAATCTCAAACAACAAGGttgtgttgaatgtggatattgtgtcaTGCGGTACATGA
- the LOC122001197 gene encoding uncharacterized protein LOC122001197 has protein sequence MSDALFSDLLADFGDMLPDNHNLPSSIYEAKKTLSCLALGHEKIHACSNDCILYRKQYKDCVSCPKCGLSRWKLTKKNVEKKGVPAKVVWYFPPIPRFKRMFKSLETSRNLTWHADSTRVVGQLRHPVDSPSWKLVDHMWPDFGSEARNIRLALAADGINPHSNLSSRYSCWPIMLATYNLPPDMCMKRKFIMLTMLISGPKQPGNDIDVYLEVLVDDLQLLWEGVDGVYDAYRREVFTLKAVLLWTINDFPAYGNLSGCTTHGYYACPICGEDTYAKHLPNGKKMSFAGHRRFLPRFHPYRRQIKEFNGMEELGEAGRPLSGIKLFDKLSDITCEFGKKTSGKTKDNVAARLDMVQMRIRPQLAPKIGEKRTYLPPAACSFTKNERLQVCRSLMDIKVSEGFSSNMKNLVCIDEMKLSSLKSHDSHVIMQHFLPIVIRNSLPKYVRYAVIRLCFFFKDICCKIIDVAKLDKLQSDLIVTLCLLEQYFPPSFFDIMLHLTVHLVREVQLCGPVYFRWMYPFERCMKVLKSYVGSRKYPEGCIVRRYAAEEAVEFCSEYLNDLDPVGVPKSLRDPNTSIPGFSASNSSIIVQQIDLQQAHLTVLENTEEISPYIIEHKSFLKTMFPKKQKDARWIQDAHNKRFIDWFRAKVAAEIDSCNGGMTSSLRWLAHGPRVRVLKCDSYVINGNLYQTKERDDEKVCQNSGVSLLANTMLVCSAKDKNPVLENVTFYGVIEEIWELDYHQFQVPLFKCAWVSNDKEIQYNDECGFTLVNLNKRGHQKDEFVLASKVRQVFYVADPLNKGWSIVLQVPNRCYDGEEDLWTIIPEARPIDNVDIHCIPTHEGYFRSSKEGFFVTNKKK, from the exons AtgagtgatgctctattttcagATCTACTAGCAGATTTTGGGGACATGCTGCCAGATAACCACAATCTGCCATCGTCAATTTATGAAGCAAAGAAGACGTTGAGTTGTTTGGCTTTGGGTCATGAAAAAATTCATGCTTGTTCCAATGATTGCATCCTTTATAGGAAACAATATAAAGACTGCGTAAGCTGCCCGAAATGTGGCTTATCAAGATGGAAGCTAACCAAGAAAAATGTTGAGAAGAAAGGTGTTCCTGCCAAAGTGGTTTGGTATTTCCCTCCCATACCAAGATTTAagcgcatgtttaaatctttagaaACTTCCAGAAATTTAACATGGCATGCAGATAGCACAAGAGTTGTTGGTCAGTTACGCCATCCAGTTGATTCACCGTCATGGAAATTGGTGGATCATATGTGGCCCGACTTTGGAAGTGAGGCAAGAAATATTCGCCTGGCACTTGCAGCCGATGGAATTAATCCTCACAGCAATCTTAGTAGTCGCTACAGTTGCTGGCCAATCATGCTGGCCACATATAATTTGCCTCCAGACATGTGCATGAAAAGGAAATTCATCATGCTAACGATGCTCATTTCAGGGCCGAAACAGCCTGGAAACGATATCGACGTCTACCTTGAGGTTCTGGTTGATGATTTGCAGCTCTTGtgggaaggagttgatggagtTTATGATGCTTATCGAAGGGAGGTTTTCACTCTTAAAGCAGTTCTTTTATGGACCATCAACGACTTTCCTGCATATGGTAACCTTAGTGGATGTACTACACATGGTTATTACGCATGCCCAATATGTGGTGAGGATACTTATGCAAAGCACTTACCAAATGGGAAGAAAATGTCATTTGCTGGGCATAGACGATTCCTACCACGATTTCATCCATATCGGAGGCAAATAAAGGAGTTTAATGGCATGGAGGAACTTGGTGAAGCAGGTAGGCCATTATCTGGAATTAAGTTGTTTGACAAGCTTTCAGACATAACATGTGAGTTTGGAAAGAAAACAAGT GGAAAAACCAAGGACAATGTGGCAGCTAGGTTGGACATGGTTCAGATGAGAATTAGGCCTCAATTGGCTCCTAAAATTGGTGAGAAAAGAACATATCTACCTCCTGCAGCATGCTCATTCACAAAAAATGAGAGATTACAAGTATGTAGGTCATTAATGGATATAAAAGTTTCGGAAGGTTTCTCATCAAACATGAAGAATCTTGTCTGCATTGATGAGATGAAGCTGAGTAGCTTGAAATCACATGATTCTCATGTTATAATGCAGCACTTCCTGCCAATAGTCATACGTAATTCTCTGCCAAAATATGTTAGATATGCTGTCATAAGATTATGCTTCTTCTTCAAAGATATTTGTTGCAAGATTATCGATGTAGCCAAGTTAGATAAGCTGCAATCTGACTTGATCGTTACACTCTGCTTATTGGAGCAGTATTTCCCCCCTTCTTTCTTCGATATCATGCTCCACTTAACAGTTCATCTTGTTCGTGAAGTCCAATTATGTGGACCAGTCTACTTCAGatggatgtacccatttgaaagatgcaTGAAGGTGTTGAAAAGTTACGTAGGCAGTCGAAAATATCCGGAAGGTTgcattgttcggagatatgcagcAGAAGAAGCAgttgaattttgttcagaatatCTCAATGACCTTGATCCTGTTGGGGTCCCTAAATCACTACGTGACCCAAACACAAGCATTCCTGGATTCTCAGCAAGCAATTCATCAATCATCGTCCAACAAATTGATCTCCAACAAGCACACTTGACTGTTCTAGAAAATACAGAAGAAATATCTCCATACATTAT TGAACACAAATCCTTCTTGAAGACAATGTTTCCCAAGAAACAGAAAGATGCAAGGTGGATACAAGATGCTCATAATAAGAGGTTCATTGACTGGTTTCGTGCAAAG GTGGCTGCTGAAATCGATAGTTGCAATGGTGGAATGACATCGTCATTGAGATGGCTGGCCCATGGACCACGTGTGCGAGTCTTAAAGTGTGATAGCTATGTCATAAATGGCAATTTATACCAAACAAAAGAGCGGGATGATGAGAAAGTTTGTCAAAACAGTGGTGTTTCTCTACTTGCCAACACGATGCTTGTTTGTAGTGCCAAAGATAAGAATCCCGTGTTAGAGAATGTGACtttttatggagttattgaaGAGATATGGGAACTAGACTATCATCAATTTCAAGTTCCTCTTTTCAAGTGCGCATGGGTATCAAATGACAAAGAAATACAATACAATGATGAATGTGGCTTCACCTTAGTTAATCTAAACAAACGAGGCCACCagaaggatgaatttgtgcttgcAAGTAAAGTTAGACAAGTATTTTATGTTGCTGACCCACTGAACAAAGGGTGGTCAATAGTGCTTCAAGTTCCAAATAGATGTTACGATGGAGAAGAGGATCTTTGGACCATAATTCCCGAAGCTCGACCAATTGATAATGTTGATATTCATtgtattcctacacatgaaggatATTTTAGATCTTCTAAAGAGGGTTTCTTTGTAACAAACAAGAAAAAATGA